DNA sequence from the Rhizoctonia solani chromosome 10, complete sequence genome:
ctggaagtccttgtaatagtcttggactcccttggtttgtttgaggGTACGCAGCTTGGCGCAGAAGTTCTCtgtcctattttggacattccagcgtgcattgaattgcagccagaaggcatccagattgtggagccaagaaacAGGATTCCCTTTCACAACGTCCTCTTCTAggtagggctcaagccactcatgggccttgccatccaggcaggaaaTGATAAATGCgatttgctcatccactgttgagccaggatatgagatcctgagataatgagaGACAGCAACCCTAAAGGAGATTGCCTTGTTCTTGTCAGACccatcaaatttgtctggcATTGCAAGTTtgggagccttggtagccaAGGCAATAGAAGAACCAGACGCAGCTGCAGTGcctattttggcaatatcagcccCAAGTTTAACAATGAGGGCATCAAGATTGGTGATGCTGCTGTCGTGGTTGTTGAGGGTGGCCTGTGTGGTGCCAAGATCTGTGTGATGGGCAGCCGCTTGTCCTATGACCAAGGAGAGGTTTTGAttcatagccaggaggaggtttttgatctcctgggcccacgcaggtatctcctggatattggtggggacaGACAGCGCATTGGGATTGGCATGCACATAGGTAGATGGTTGGGTTGACATAGTGGAGAAAAGGGGAATGGGAAGATACTAAGTAATGTCCTTGCTAaataaggcaacttcactactagtttaggaaagatgggaggctagatgattggccccactaagctcacagtttattctttacgctaatcactgtctcaatacctagcgttgaatgctccttacaactgatcaacaagccttggatgggcgtgatacagaggcaggttttgcacaagcgggtttttgactgtctgtgacgcagaagaagttgtggcagacttttgggtggacgtttgcaatgctagccgtgtaacaataaccccctagtgcaacaatcaccagttttgactattatctggctatgctggatcactggttcttgatgggttgtgccagtactaacacCCTAGTTGTCCACaagggttggtgatgaagaacttgacctaatgtcagagccgacaactaccaagaggtaaaacctaactagttattgcctaatataggacttatcaactagtaggacctaacaaagctcaaggcaatgccagggaagggtaggacaagacctatttaagtaaagtgcactatgctattaagatagcagggctaaaaccaaggcagggactattacactcaaggtgcacctgattgtatgccaagggtaggtagagttggagggataagaggttgagttctgaggcttaaggctctcagaaccctccttatatattcacagagaaggggaagagtaattacatgtacaaacatcataacaaagataaggtcacatgaccagagataagaaaacaagatcacatgacctttggtcatgtgatgagattacataataagcgctcagcgcctaaatagcataaagatgcatatatccataaatcttcatgaaaatagcgcatatattcactatttcttcgacttagtggattttaaggtggtcacgcctctagggcatgacaaaAGCCATCAAGGAGACTCAATCTATTGTTGAGGGAGTATCCCAAACTGTCAATGGCCTCAAGGCTAGGGTTTCCCAAAACCCCCAACCAAGCACTCCCAAGGACCAGAAAATTCCCCCTCCAGTTGAGGAAACCCCTTGACCCCTACCCAAAACCAAGCCTATGCAAGAGGCTACACGCATCCACCCAGCCTTTACAGGCCCAACTAGACCCATCCCTGGGCTCTACCAGCCCACtccaatcaaaccagtcTGTCCCCCAATGTCCCCCCTCTACTTGGctccctctatccaaatgCCTACACCTCCCCCTCCAGCTCCAATTACAGCTGCCACCCCTCAATTTGCGGCTGTCAAAGTAGATCATCTGGATCCCTACAAAGGGAAGGTGGGAAGCAAGGCCAAGCAGTGACTGACCCACATGCTTGCATGGGTCCAGCTAAACCAGAGGATGTTTCCCATGCAGATGgaaaccctctccttcctgCTAATGAACATGGACAAAGCTGCTGGTGTGTGGGCCCACCCACATCTAGACCTCCTAGGGTCCCGCCGCACAATCATCCAGAACACAGATGACTTCAAAAGGGAATTCTTGGCAGCCTTTGGAGACCCAGATGCCACAAGGGCAGCAGAGCAAAAAATAACATTGCTTACACAGACCAGCACATGTGCCAATTATATTACCAAATTCTGCACCTTGGCTATGGAACTAGATTGGAACAATGCAGCCCTCAGGGGTCAATTTGCAtgaggcctccactgggaggtgtcataaacagaggaaaatagaactagctggaattgaaccagcttgaccactaagccatagagccctattattcctctgctgacaacccatgattacacctgctaccccccaaatttgggcttgggccagcatgcaaccacttgtactggtcatgtgaccatgtccaggacaggaGGTTAGCCAACAGATTGCAACCTACAAACATTGCCCCACAATGctcctggagctgcagaatgcagccCTAGTTATCAATAACACTCTTCAAGAAGAATgtgccagccacctgccCAAGGGTATTAAGCCTGGCAGTTCATCCACCCCTAatagggggacaagtactggCCAGCCAGCCATGACCTTGAAGaagctctccaacaaccccaactttgtgttggaagaggagCATAACCGCTGCTGTGCCAAAGGCACCTGTATCAAATGCAGGAAAATGGGACataagtttgcagaatgccACACAGGATGGAAGGCAACCCCTAaagaggacaaggggaagcCTAAAGAAactgccaaaattggcaaagagtttAGACCCAacttgggaaaagactaagggtacctgctgccatgcgcaaggaccctaaggactCTAGCTTGTGTTTggaatttgtaatatatctagcACCAATAGAATAGcaccactcttcacaattccaatcaaGCCAGAAAAACAAGTGAATGctttagaagtcctgatagattcaggcacCACCTCATCATTTCTCCACCCACACACTGCCAAATTACTCTGTATACCATTAATAGATCTCCCACACCCCCACACCAtcactatgcttgatgggtcaagcccccaggctggcaaaatctggaagaaggctaatcTTACCTTCTcctatgatggcaagaagatGACAGAaaccttcctcatctgtaaCACTAGATCACATGCAGCTATcttaggattgaaatggttagatgccCATAACctggaaattgattggaacaccCACACATTGTCCTTCCCTCACACTCCCccagaacatgtggccattgcagaagaggaagaagctgacaaagACCCACTGAATGGAGTACCCCCCAAATATCACCAATACAcaaaggtatttggggaagaagagttcaataagcttccccctcataggCACTACAACATTGGAATTGAACTTACAGAGGAAGGccccttaaactctcccctaTATAGtatgactgatgccaaatctgccacactcaaggattggctcagggatgagttgaagGCCAGAAAGATCTGTCCCATTAAatcttccatcagttcccctgtcatgtttgtttccaaaaaggatggttcccgccaattggttgttgactactgcTGCTTGGATAACCagaccaagaagaatgttTACCCACTACCCCATCCcaacaacctcatggcccagctctgtggtgccaaggtcttcacaaAGTTAGATCTACAATGGGGCTACAATAATGTCTGGGTTaaggaaggcaacaaatggaaaactgcatTCTGCACCAAATACAGTCTTTACAAATATTTGGTCATGActtttggccttaccaacaCCCCTGCAtctttccaacacttcatgaacaaattgttcaaggatctattggatgtatgcatcatcatctacctGGATGATATCCTGATCTACTTGAAGGATGATGCAACACACTCCCAACATGTCCATGAAGTATTGAAACAGCtaatggaaaaccaactattctgcaaggcatcaaaatgcaccttccatgttgttaagagttgtgtaagtacaggagtaagaaagaattactatatacaaaatgtatatgggagtaactaagaactagtattaagaatcagaatatatgcacagaatatatgcacaatataggctaggttatcaggaataacaactcctaacaaatagtctaccaactatgaagtgcaggtggttgtttatgtatagtaccttagactaatgttacttaagcctaagtgactaagggtatgtatacttaaggtctctgggatagtacctcaGGTAAGAGGgctacctgactaatgtacaggatttataggatctGCCTAGTAAGTATAGGACtgatatatgcttaagtaacacttaagacttatggggtttacctaaaatatatctaggattcaTGGgatattatagataaagctatctacaatatagggggtatgtggattgaaacactatcactcaatcacaacaatccttacagtgttgttgcactatactcaatgctgaactcaacaactgtgacagtcaaggggcacagggttgcagtaagtacactaataggttaccctgtgtctgttgggactggcctatggtcttagtgtgccaaataacctcctatgctatttacagtgagtcaatcactaaagtaaatgcgcagataagctgttaaaggcttgtgtgtatatgtcaatatataagagtggataaatggatgcattagaagtgtcttcacagggtccttttataccctgagaaggtgcacaaacaagtatgtacatgattgataccaagagggggtatgttatgtatcacacatttttgcattcacagctcaccatccacaataatctgtatatatctgactttctgatttaatggccatttgactcctattttccattattcctgtcattactctatgtaacgctcatattgactgtatgtgttacatatcgttcaatagagctccttccgctcgttctaacgctgcctgtcatgtgctcatacaataagatctcatggagatattagcttcacaagattctatctatgtggctcaagtaccttactaatcattatatttgtatctttacatctagctcatcacatgactagctctaacttgggaaatgaaccttattcctagcttagttgagtcatacctctcatgagattactaaggttctccttatctagtaatttctagtggcactgcaaatcctgcttatgagtcattctgcttgccaccagaatgactcacactaatgactcactctaagtgctcattggctgccaagcatttcttgatagactgagtcatgtatttagatgtttctatttttaactaattgcagttcaacccaagagcagtcacattccatcctagtcatatctgtgccttcccacccaccaatcaaagtcttaggaagcacagtcctaagcaagtcatattcatactctgactaggtgaatgactcagtaaccttgccactctagggtataaaaggggactcttgcatacccttggagggcacccaccctactttactccacctcactgttactgttgactgtcactcttgggtttgggcttgcccccctcaattgtgtgatattttgtgcctcaagatttcaaataacttaaacttgtataagtggatctcccaagtacccatagtgtggaaaggttgtagacctgatacagagttcttaggttaagtgaacagaaggcaatcatccttaaagaaggatatatactaagtaaccagttagttcctgcaactaggagtgaaacttacataactatctctgccaaagggaacctgagccagtactcttgctcttacagaaatacttactaagacactttacactgagaaaagatatatctgtagttgattgtattcaagatagctagacccagagaaccctaaagaagctacttctttacttagctgggaaattgggaaatcttccaacacagactctgctcagcaccagagtctcaacctcttttcccccaatttacaacagggtacaggaggtacatgtggcaactgaaacacttgagggagccaatactttggtacatagtaaacaaacaacagttcctaatatttgccccaaggcagcatttacctgtgtgggtccttggatgtcccaaggagtaaatagggcataactcccccaaatgttgtctgttttgggggtttgacccagcgttctggagcgcacaaacaggcgcacctaagcgcaagcaattcagcagggtgggatgcccgggtgatggagaaaatgtgcatttagtgcattggcACTTaagtgctgattaagcgccagatgttgtacaccactgtaaggtgggtacttgctagtggcgggcgcttaaggctgtaactACTACAAGGTAAATCTACTctacttatgtaatctaggCTATCTACTGGGCGCTTTTAAGGCGCACTACTTTGACTACTGGGTGCAAAGGGGCcataggcctgggaggtgtggtaagtgagATAAGGGGGTGAGTGGCTATGCTACTCAGGGGCCAGtgacttagctggctggataccttctctactgaataagagacaaggtaaaattgacttggtgtctccaagcaatttccctgctgtatatatagaagtaagggcgctatctacatggtctgtgcgtgtgagaaaagaagtacataggTGAAATaggaagtgtgctgcaggctgcgcagaagcgtggatttctcctaagcgcccttggcacagcatcttggcgtggcatcttggcacaataagcaccaagatcatgtgattgaaaaacaaaagataaagggtttgtaaaaaatagtagaaatatcagaaaaattgtccaaatccagtggtataggtaaggaggtAGTAAcaccagagcacttgcctatgcaacaggggggaccctgaatatttctgtgtgcagtgttgtacaccactgtaaggtgggtacacgctggtgaaggcgggcgcttgtggccgtactactacacagggttatgtaatctaactatgtaaggctatctactactGGCTAggtcgcttaaggcgacaactaactatctatgGGTAacgcaagggggccttaggcctggaggtgtgatgagtaaaggTAGGGGGATTGCGTTagcagaacttctgggggccggctacttagctggctggggcctcctcaatggatatgagacaaggtaaaaatcgacttggtgtctccaagcaatttccctgctgtatatatagacaaagcacactatctacatggtctgtgcgcgtgagagaaagaagtaactaagacaaatgagaagcgtgctgcgggctgcgcagaagcgtggatttctcctaagcgcccttggcacggcatctcggcgcggcatctcggcataataagcgccgagatcacgtgatcgaaaaacaaaagatatcaagtccgtaaaaaatactaaaaatatcagaaaaatcgtgcgagtccaatggtatatgttaggaggttataacattgccccccccttaaaggctcttggcggagtcacgagcctttttcagtcgtgacttgttgaatcgttggatttcctcttggctgtgctctaggagttcttccggttcccaggaattgtcttccggtccataacccttccatttgattaggtagaaccatttccctcgttgtcttttggagtcgataatttgttccacctcatactcttcttccccttctattgtttcaggagggggtttttctgggaatggttgacttggggatatgTGTGCCCTGGATAACAAAcccacatagaatacgttgtggattttaaggGTTTCCGGTAATTTGAGGCAGTACGCGtgactggataccttctccaATACCTCAAAGGGACCTAGTTGCTTGGGGTCTAActtgttggaatttgtcctaagttctacgttttttccatctagccagactttttccccTATTGAGTATTCCGGGACGGTTCCTTTATCCCTTGTCATccgttccttgctcattctgagggctgctttggcttccttccattccctggCTAGGGTGTCTGCcacaaggtctgcttctgggacgtttgcAGGGATGTTTGACGGATTCATGATTGGATTTCTGCCATAAATCAATTCGAATGGGGTTTTTCCAGTGGCTGAGtgcttggcgttgttataggcaTACTCCGCAAGTGGTAACCACTTAACCCAATCTGAATGATCCGCTGCTACATAAGACCTTAGGTAGAACTCGATAAATTGGTTGACACGTTCCGTCTGGCCGTCTGATTCAGGGTGGTAGGCCGAGGAAAAGGAAGGTTTAATCCCTAATCGTTGGTAGAGTGCCCtaaggaatttccctgtgaatgtAGTCCCTCGATCTGATATAGTTTTGATGGGGAGCCCATGAAGTTTCCAGATGTGGGAGACAAAGAGGTCAGCCAAGCCCTTTGCTGAAACTTTTTTCAAggtagggatgaagtggcctaACTTGGAGAACGAATCAATAACTACCAGGATTGCATCATGTCcttctgacttgggaaaacccgtgatgaagtcataggagatggtgtgaaatggaaaggggggaacttctaagggttttagggctATGACTGGGTTGTGGGCACGACGATTGGCTTGACAAGTGGGgcagcattccacccattccttggcggatgatttcattcctggccaccagtagttgcggctcAAGAGCTCCAGGGTCCTTTGCTGGCCTGGGTGACCCGCTAGTGGagagtcgtggaattccctgagtaatCGTTCCTTCAGGGCTTCTGAGTCCGGGACCACCAGTTTTCCTCGATACCACAGtagatcttcctcccagtcgtagtctctgtaagcctTCCGAATGGAGGGAGGAGCGTTATCCGCGTCTTCAgttaggaattggatgataggCTCAAGGGATGGATCTTCCCTTAGCTTGGAGCGtatttccgtgacaatttccagttcctcttctgatgtattggcaaagacttctgcgggGAGCATTacctctggttctggtgaTGTATCAACGTAGTCCGATCGTCTGgacagggcgtctggtttccctgattgctttcctgggcgatagtggatctcaaagttgaagtcgctcaggaatatgcgccatcggGCATGCCTACGGTTAAATgtttgtgcctgcatccaatactccagattcctatgatccgtgaagacctgtaccggtttgtccgttgcttccaagaatattcTCCATTCCTCTAGCGCTTTGATGatagccaggagctccttatcgtgggtgtcataattggcttctgctccagagaaggacttggacatataggcaatgggATGCAGCCGGTTGTCTGGACCTCTTTGGCTCAAGATGGCGcccatagctactcctgaagcgtctgtttccaggtagtAGGGGAGTTTGGGATTGGAGTGGATCAGAACCGGGGATTGAGTGACCAATGCCTTTAATTCTTTGAACGCAGTTTCTTCTGAAtttccccatgaccaaggggattccttttttgtgagattatggagggggcgtgctaccgaactgaaattggggatgaaccaACGAAGGTAATtaacaaaccctaggaaggcctggacctgcttgaccgtTTTAGGTGTGGGCCACGTAGTAACGGCTtcgatcttcttctggtccatggagaagccggcGGGGGAAATAACAATACCGAGGTAATCTAccgtggtgacgtggaagtggcacttcgacagtttacagaatagctgaTTCTTTAGTAACCGGGATAGTacctccctgacatgggaTGGGTGTTCCTCAGGTTTTTCCGAAAAAATCAAGATATTATCCAAGTATATGACtactgtgacgtcaatgagatccctgaataggtcattcatgaaatgctggaaggcagcgggggcattggtaaggccaaacGGCATTACCAGATATTCGAATAGCCCGTATTTGGTCCTGAACGctgtcttccactcatctccttccttgatcctgacgttgttgtagccccagcgtaagtccaatttggtgaagatcttggcatgcctgagtttagccatgagATCGTCCTGTCTTGGCAAAGGATACACATTCTTATGGGTGACCTTgttcaacttcctgtaatcaactACCAATCTAAGAGATCCGTCCgccttcttgacaaacatgacgggggcGCCGGCAGAAGAGGTACTAGGACGGATCTttcctgttgccaattcttcGTCTATGTGTTGTTTtagtgccttggattccgcgtcagtcatgccgtatatTGGTCCTGGAGACAGTTTGGCGTCCGAAACAAGGTCAATAGatatgtcatactccctatgtggcgggaggaccttgaactcttcttcaccaaagactttagcgaACTCGTGGTACTGTGGGGGAAGATTCGCTAAAGGGTTTGagtctgcttcctcttctgaggCAATCTGAatctgttcagggaatgtgactagtccctgttgccaatcaatgagaGGAGCCTCTGTtgttaaccaagtcatgcctaggatcgccggggtgttgccaatggggcaaacaagaaatggtatggagtgggtgtggccattggccaaaaccgtgagatgaacctggtgccatatgcgaccagtctgggagattgtaccatctaacattctcacaactcgtggattttcgagttgggtttttgggattttgagtttttctactaaGCTCGGGGATATGAAGTTGGAGGTAGCGCCGGAATCTATTAGGGTTTTAATGGGTTCTGCCTGGGAATTTTGGACGTGTAGATTGATGAATAATAGCGGTTTTTTATTAGAGTCAAGTCCAACAGAAACAAATTCTACGcaagtatctacaatgtccTTTTTCtgagtcgggggcttggcagcagtcctcgacttcagtcttttcccgattcggAATCCTCGGCAACCTTAGCCAACTCTTTCactgtggccttccagccattggggcactgtttgataccatgtcccttttgaccgcacttgacgcagaggccagacgcgcggcggcgatccctttcttccggtgttACGTAGTTAGGGTCTTCTGACAGTtggacccgttgagtggtggtggtggaagtagtggccacggtggccggggacttggcgggtGCCTTCTtcgggcggttctcctcgttttTGCGGCgtatgttgtcaatttttatgGAAGCCGCAAAAATTGCTTCGAGTTTGTCAGGAACGCTATCTTTGGTTGATAGCAattccttcaccttccagtggaggccttgcgtgaactgcgcgatGTAGGCTtcctcgttccagtctaattccgccatgagattgcggaactccgtgacatACTCGGAGGttgtggtggtttgggagagtgccgcaattttcctggcagcggccctcttggcatctggatcGGCAAAcgcctctttgaatttgcccgttagggcctggatggtggtaggagggttcccttctcccttgatgattgccccaatgatggggagcgcccagtctGCGGCCTTAttggtcatgtggtagaggatccacacaaccatctgctcctcctcgtcaAATTGGTCCCGGTGAAGggctacccagagcatcattctatctagccactgggtggctttgcggcccctggtgtctccctTATATGGGTCGGGGAGGTCCATTTTAGGCcgttttacgctggaccctgcgtcaaagggggttaggGACCCTAGatgccttctaggcgttccttgaggctcctttttggggcgccttggttcttcctcttcctctgagtcaaacCCGGTTCCTCTGGAAGGccggaatggggccttgagtccaggcctaaccgtgcctggagtgtgggcttctcctcccgagtgggtgggaggagtgacaggcccagtcgatgggccaggcttggcttgggctgctccttggtctttatccccaaggaggtctgcggtctccttgcatatggccctgaGCTCAACAATCTGTTGGCTCTGGGctcggatttggtcctgtagggacccgacggtggctgtgagggctgtgatagccttgaggagagcggaaggggacggctctggttccatccttggcaggTCTCGCGGAGTGGgtgatgtgctgcaagaggccggttgggaattggttggaatggaacgttgagaggagcg
Encoded proteins:
- a CDS encoding Retrotransposon-derived protein PEG10, whose amino-acid sequence is MSPLYLAPSIQMPTPPPPAPITAATPQFAAVKVDHLDPYKGKLNQRMFPMQMETLSFLLMNMDKAAGVWAHPHLDLLGSRRTIIQNTDDFKREFLAAFGDPDATRAAEQKITLLTQTSTCANYITKFCTLAMELDWNNAALRGQFA
- a CDS encoding Retrotransposon-derived protein PEG10, yielding MLLELQNAALVINNTLQEECASHLPKGIKPGSSSTPNRGTSTGQPAMTLKKLSNNPNFVLEEEHNRCCAKGTCIKCRKMGHKFAECHTGWKATPKEDKGKPKETAKIGKEFRPNLGKD
- a CDS encoding Retrotransposable element Tf2 protein, which gives rise to MLDGSSPQAGKIWKKANLTFSYDGKKMTETFLICNTRSHAAILGLKWLDAHNLEIDWNTHTLSFPHTPPEHVAIAEEEEADKDPLNGVPPKYHQYTKVFGEEEFNKLPPHRHYNIGIELTEEGPLNSPLYSMTDAKSATLKDWLRDELKARKICPIKSSISSPVMFVSKKDGSRQLVVDYCCLDNQTKKNVYPLPHPNNLMAQLCGAKVFTKLDLQWGYNNVWVKEGNKWKTAFCTKYSLYKYLVMTFGLTNTPASFQHFMNKLFKDLLDVCIIIYLDDILIYLKDDATHSQHVHEVLKQLMENQLFCKASKCTFHVVKSCN
- a CDS encoding Retrotransposable element Tf2 protein, encoding MEPEPSPSALLKAITALTATVGSLQDQIRAQSQQIVELRAICKETADLLGDKDQGAAQAKPGPSTGPVTPPTHSGGEAHTPGTVRPGLKAPFRPSRGTGFDSEEEEEPRRPKKEPQGTPRRHLGSLTPFDAGSSVKRPKMDLPDPYKGDTRGRKATQWLDRMMLWVALHRDQFDEEEQMVVWILYHMTNKAADWALPIIGAIIKGEGNPPTTIQALTGKFKEAFADPDAKRAAARKIAALSQTTTTSEYVTEFRNLMAELDWNEEAYIAQFTQGLHWKVKELLSTKDSVPDKLEAIFAASIKIDNIRRKNEENRPKKAPAKSPATVATTSTTTTQRVQLSEDPNYVTPEERDRRRASGLCVKCGQKGHGIKQCPNGWKATVKELAKPPTQKKDIVDTCVEFVSVGLDSNKKPLLFINLHVQNSQAEPIKTLIDSGATSNFISPSLVEKLKIPKTQLENPRVVRMLDGTISQTGRIWHQVHLTVLANGHTHSIPFLVCPIGNTPAILGMTWLTTEAPLIDWQQGLVTFPEQIQIASEEEADSNPLANLPPQYHEFAKVFGEEEFKVLPPHREYDISIDLVSDAKLSPGPIYGMTDAESKALKQHIDEELATGKIRPSTSSAGAPVMFVKKADGSLRLVVDYRKLNKVTHKNVYPLPRQDDLMAKLRHAKIFTKLDLRWGYNNVRIKEGDEWKTAFRTKYGLFEYLVMPFGLTNAPAAFQHFMNDLFRDLIDVTVVIYLDNILIFSEKPEEHPSHVREVLSRLLKNQLFCKLSKCHFHVTTVDYLGIVISPAGFSMDQKKIEAVTTWPTPKTVKQVQAFLGFVNYLRWFIPNFSSVARPLHNLTKKESPWSWGNSEETAFKELKALVTQSPVLIHSNPKLPYYLETDASGVAMGAILSQRGPDNRLHPIAYMSKSFSGAEANYDTHDKELLAIIKALEEWRIFLEATDKPVQVFTDHRNLEYWMQAQTFNRRHARWRIFLSDFNFEIHYRPGKQSGKPDALSRRSDYVDTSPEPEVMLPAEVFANTSEEELEIVTEIRSKLREDPSLEPIIQFLTEDADNAPPSIRKAYRDYDWEEDLLWYRGKLVVPDSEALKERLLREFHDSPLAGHPGQQRTLELLSRNYWWPGMKSSAKEWVECCPTCQANRRAHNPVIALKPLEVPPFPFHTISYDFITGFPKSEGHDAILVVIDSFSKLGHFIPTLKKVSAKGLADLFVSHIWKLHGLPIKTISDRGTTFTGKFLRALYQRLGIKPSFSSAYHPESDGQTERVNQFIEFYLRSYVAADHSDWVKWLPLAEYAYNNAKHSATGKTPFELIYGRNPIMNPSNIPANVPEADLVADTLAREWKEAKAALRMSKERMTRDKGTVPEYSIGEKVWLDGKNVELRTNSNKLDPKQLGPFEVLEKVSSHAYCLKLPETLKIHNVFYVGLLSRAHISPSQPFPEKPPPETIEGEEEYEVEQIIDSKRQRGKWFYLIKWKGYGPEDNSWEPEELLEHSQEEIQRFNKSRLKKARDSAKSL